From the genome of Ctenopharyngodon idella isolate HZGC_01 chromosome 23, HZGC01, whole genome shotgun sequence, one region includes:
- the si:ch211-140b10.6 gene encoding protein POLR1D-like, with product MDDSELERKAVEELLKEANRAKVRAQTMGPAGWMKCPLGSTNKRFLLNTLRSSALTRTSERGRDEHRYNRACEKHRNTDCEKCNYKKVNSHRRHHSDSHSHTSKHHSSTRNHSSSRSHSPSLSRKSDRTRSRSPVRDSSPDVKKYTDRKKK from the exons ATGGATGATAGTGAACTAGAGAG GAAAGCAGTGGAGGAGCTCCTTAAAGAAGCTAATAGAGCAAAAGTCCGTGCCCAGACAATGGGTCCTGCTGGGTG GATGAAATGTCCGCTGGGAAGTACAAACAAGCGCTTTCTGCTGAACACTCTTCGTTCCTCTGCTCTGACGCGTACTTCTGAGAGAGGAAGGGATGAACATAGGTACAACAGAGCTTGTGAAAAACATCGTAACACAGACTGTGAAAAGtgcaattacaaaaaagtcAATTCACACAGAAGACACCACTCTGATTCTCATTCTCACACTTCAAAACACCACTCTTCGACACGCAATCATTCATCATCCCGAAGCCACTCCCCCAGCCTCTCCCGGAAGTCAGATAGGACTCGATCTCGCTCACCCGTGCGGGACAGTTCTCCAGATGTCAAAAAATACACtgacagaaagaaaaaatga
- the lnx2a gene encoding ligand of Numb protein X 2a isoform X1, which produces MGSLGEGVDPGMVSEALLEALCSECGQIHRAWENHLYNYRLEVDDDLVCHICLQPLVQPLDTPCGHTFCARCLRSFLQERDFCPLDRAHLQLQVCRRSSILVHKLLDKLSVTCPLTPSCSLSMPRCDLEAHLKHRCPGTQSQRTKLDRTRMEGGEDRVMATNPPKSPQTETKESTPSPPAGSNACNNVPTWTEEPGVDNPAFEESTEEDSVHGLECALPRVKRPLSNPCIHLLRTGSSASSGWDFVETLPLSAEEGCVKLPSLPEGEITTIEVHRANPYTELGISIVGGNETPLINVVIQEVYRDGVIARDGRLLAGDQILQVNNVDISNVPHNFARSTLARPCATLQLTVLRERRCSARPPVATATPKGSPASIRITLHKRESSEQLGIKLVRRTDEAGVFILDLLEGGLAAKDGRLCSNDRVLAVNEHDLRHGTPEQAAQIIQASGERVNLMISRSSKQTMAVHTGSTLTRDIWSHEHIPPLPCTATPSPVPSLHLARSSTQRDLSQCVTCKEKHITVKKEPHESLGMTVAGGRGSKSGELPIFVTSVQPHGCLSRDGRIKRGDVLLSINGQDLTYLSHSEAVGTLKSSAASCSVQLKALEVNTVEEPGLDEELLPPHENDYDASWSPSWVMWLGLPSYLHSSHEIVLRRSHPGSWGFSIVGGYEENHSNQAFFIKTIVLGTPAYYDGRLKCGDMIVAVNCLSTAGMSHSALVPMLKEQRSRVALTVVSWPGSLI; this is translated from the exons ATGGGCAGTCTGGGAGAGGGAGTGGACCCGGGCATGGTGAGCGAAGCTCTACTGGAGGCCCTTTGCTCTGAATGTGGACAGATTCACCGCGCCTGGGAGAACCACCTTTATAACTATCGTTTGGAAGTGGACGATGATTTGGTGTGCCACATCTGCCTTCAGCCGTTAGTTCAGCCCTTGGATACACCATGTGGCCACACCTTCTGTGCCCGCTGCCTGCGCAGCTTCCTGCAGGAACGGGACTTTTGTCCGCTGGACCGTGCGCATCTACAGCTGCAGGTCTGCCGGCGCTCCAGCATTCTGGTGCACAAGCTGCTGGATAAGTTGTCGGTCACCTGTCCTCTCACGCCCTCCTGTTCTCTCAGCATGCCACGCTGTGACCTGGAGGCACATCTCAAACACAG GTGTCCTGGGACACAGAGTCAGCGAACAAAGCTGGATCGGACGCGGATGGAGGGAGGCGAAGACAGGGTCATGGCGACCAATCCCCCCAAATCCCCCCAGACTGAGACGAAGGAGAGTACACCATCACCACCTGCTGGATCCAACGCATGCAACAATGTTCCTACATGGACAGAAGAGCCCGGCGTAGACAACCCCGCCTTCGAAGAAAGCACGGAAGAAGACA GTGTCCATGGTCTTGAGTGTGCTCTTCCACGTGTGAAGCGTCCTCTCAGCAACCCGTGCATCCATCTTCTCCGTACTGGTAGTTCAGCCTCTTCGGGATGGGACTTTGTTGAAACATTGCCTCTTTCTGCTGAAGAAg GTTGTGTGAAACTTCCGTCTCTACCTGAGGGAGAAATCACAACTATTGAGGTTCATCGTGCAAACCCCTACACAGAGCTGGGCATAAGTATTGTTGGTGGAAACGAGACCCCCCTGATAAATGTGGTAATACAGGAGGTGTACCGTGATGGTGTTATAGCCCGAGACGGAAGGCTGCTGGCTGGAGACCAAATACTTCAG GTGAACAACGTAGACATCAGTAATGTGCCCCATAACTTCGCTCGCTCTACACTGGCACGTCCCTGCGCCACTCTGCAGTTGACGGTTTTGAGAGAACGCCGCTGTTCTGCCAGGCCACCTGTGGCAACTGCTACGCCCAAGGGCAGCCCTGCCAGCATACGCATCACCTTGCACAAGCGGGAATCATCAGAGCAGCTGGGGATCAAGCTGGTGCGGCGTACAGATGAAGCGGGTGTGTTTATCCTGGACTTGCTGGAGGGAGGGTTAGCAGCTAAAGATGGACGACTTTGCAGCAACGACAGAGTGCTGGCCGTCAACGAGCATGACCTGAGACACGGCACGCCTGAGCAGGCAGCTCAGATTATACAG GCTAGTGGAGAAAGAGTCAATCTGATGATTAGCCGGTCCAGCAAGCAGACTATGGCCGTGCACACAGGCTCCACCTTGACCAGGGACATTTGGAGCCATGAACACATCCCGCCGCTTCCCTGCACTGCGACCCCAAGCCCTGTCCCAAGTCTGCACCTTGCCAGGTCTTCCACCCAGAGA GACCTCTCCCAGTGTGTGACCTGTAAGGAGAAACACATCACTGTGAAGAAGGAACCTCACGAGTCTCTGGGTATGACTGTGGCAGGGGGACGGGGCAGCAAGAGTGGAGAGCTGCCGATCTTTGTGACGAGCGTCCAGCCCCATGGCTGCCTGTCACGTGATGGACGAATCAAACGTG GGGATGTACTGTTGAGTATTAATGGTCAGGATTTGACCTACCTGAGCCACAGCGAGGCAGTTGGCACTCTAAAGTCCAGCGCTGCGTCCTGCTCTGTCCAACTGAAGGCACTAGAGGTTAACACAGTTGAAGAACCAGGCCTGGATGAAGAGCTTCTCCCTCCGCACGAAAACGACTACGACGCAAGCTGGTCGCCATCATGGGTGATGTGGCTTGGACTTCCCAg CTACCTGCATAGCAGTCATGAGATTGTCCTCCGCAGAAGTCACCCTGGCAGCTGGGGTTTCAGCATTGTTGGAGGTTATGAGGAGAACCACAGCAACCAGGCGTTTTTTATCAAGACTATCGTCCTTGGAACACCCGCTTACTACGATGGCCGTCTAAA GTGTGGCGACATGATAGTGGCGGTAAACTGTCTGTCCACGGCTGGCATGAGTCATTCCGCCCTGGTGCCCATGCTGAAGGAGCAGCGGAGCAGAGTGGCGCTTACCGTCGTGTCATGGCCAGGAAGTCTGATCTAA
- the lnx2a gene encoding ligand of Numb protein X 2a isoform X3 gives MGSLGEGVDPGMVSEALLEALCSECGQIHRAWENHLYNYRLEVDDDLVCHICLQPLVQPLDTPCGHTFCARCLRSFLQERDFCPLDRAHLQLQVCRRSSILVHKLLDKLSVTCPLTPSCSLSMPRCDLEAHLKHRCPGTQSQRTKLDRTRMEGGEDRVMATNPPKSPQTETKESTPSPPAGSNACNNVPTWTEEPGVDNPAFEESTEEDSVHGLECALPRVKRPLSNPCIHLLRTGSSASSGWDFVETLPLSAEEGCVKLPSLPEGEITTIEVHRANPYTELGISIVGGNETPLINVVIQEVYRDGVIARDGRLLAGDQILQVNNVDISNVPHNFARSTLARPCATLQLTVLRERRCSARPPVATATPKGSPASIRITLHKRESSEQLGIKLVRRTDEAGVFILDLLEGGLAAKDGRLCSNDRVLAVNEHDLRHGTPEQAAQIIQASGERVNLMISRSSKQTMAVHTGSTLTRDIWSHEHIPPLPCTATPSPVPSLHLARSSTQRDLSQCVTCKEKHITVKKEPHESLGMTVAGGRGSKSGELPIFVTSVQPHGCLSRDGRIKRDTHHIKLWCFLSSRQQGPPQKTIQKVIFQENTVSRLCL, from the exons ATGGGCAGTCTGGGAGAGGGAGTGGACCCGGGCATGGTGAGCGAAGCTCTACTGGAGGCCCTTTGCTCTGAATGTGGACAGATTCACCGCGCCTGGGAGAACCACCTTTATAACTATCGTTTGGAAGTGGACGATGATTTGGTGTGCCACATCTGCCTTCAGCCGTTAGTTCAGCCCTTGGATACACCATGTGGCCACACCTTCTGTGCCCGCTGCCTGCGCAGCTTCCTGCAGGAACGGGACTTTTGTCCGCTGGACCGTGCGCATCTACAGCTGCAGGTCTGCCGGCGCTCCAGCATTCTGGTGCACAAGCTGCTGGATAAGTTGTCGGTCACCTGTCCTCTCACGCCCTCCTGTTCTCTCAGCATGCCACGCTGTGACCTGGAGGCACATCTCAAACACAG GTGTCCTGGGACACAGAGTCAGCGAACAAAGCTGGATCGGACGCGGATGGAGGGAGGCGAAGACAGGGTCATGGCGACCAATCCCCCCAAATCCCCCCAGACTGAGACGAAGGAGAGTACACCATCACCACCTGCTGGATCCAACGCATGCAACAATGTTCCTACATGGACAGAAGAGCCCGGCGTAGACAACCCCGCCTTCGAAGAAAGCACGGAAGAAGACA GTGTCCATGGTCTTGAGTGTGCTCTTCCACGTGTGAAGCGTCCTCTCAGCAACCCGTGCATCCATCTTCTCCGTACTGGTAGTTCAGCCTCTTCGGGATGGGACTTTGTTGAAACATTGCCTCTTTCTGCTGAAGAAg GTTGTGTGAAACTTCCGTCTCTACCTGAGGGAGAAATCACAACTATTGAGGTTCATCGTGCAAACCCCTACACAGAGCTGGGCATAAGTATTGTTGGTGGAAACGAGACCCCCCTGATAAATGTGGTAATACAGGAGGTGTACCGTGATGGTGTTATAGCCCGAGACGGAAGGCTGCTGGCTGGAGACCAAATACTTCAG GTGAACAACGTAGACATCAGTAATGTGCCCCATAACTTCGCTCGCTCTACACTGGCACGTCCCTGCGCCACTCTGCAGTTGACGGTTTTGAGAGAACGCCGCTGTTCTGCCAGGCCACCTGTGGCAACTGCTACGCCCAAGGGCAGCCCTGCCAGCATACGCATCACCTTGCACAAGCGGGAATCATCAGAGCAGCTGGGGATCAAGCTGGTGCGGCGTACAGATGAAGCGGGTGTGTTTATCCTGGACTTGCTGGAGGGAGGGTTAGCAGCTAAAGATGGACGACTTTGCAGCAACGACAGAGTGCTGGCCGTCAACGAGCATGACCTGAGACACGGCACGCCTGAGCAGGCAGCTCAGATTATACAG GCTAGTGGAGAAAGAGTCAATCTGATGATTAGCCGGTCCAGCAAGCAGACTATGGCCGTGCACACAGGCTCCACCTTGACCAGGGACATTTGGAGCCATGAACACATCCCGCCGCTTCCCTGCACTGCGACCCCAAGCCCTGTCCCAAGTCTGCACCTTGCCAGGTCTTCCACCCAGAGA GACCTCTCCCAGTGTGTGACCTGTAAGGAGAAACACATCACTGTGAAGAAGGAACCTCACGAGTCTCTGGGTATGACTGTGGCAGGGGGACGGGGCAGCAAGAGTGGAGAGCTGCCGATCTTTGTGACGAGCGTCCAGCCCCATGGCTGCCTGTCACGTGATGGACGAATCAAACGTG ATACACATCACATCAAGCTTTGGTGCTTCCTGTCCTCTAGACAACAaggccccccccaaaaaacaattCAGAAGGTTATTTTCCAGGAAAACACTGTTTCCCGCTTGTGTCTCTGA
- the lnx2a gene encoding ligand of Numb protein X 2a isoform X2 — MLGNFNSRNLFNHFFCETAKGNPELWCPGTQSQRTKLDRTRMEGGEDRVMATNPPKSPQTETKESTPSPPAGSNACNNVPTWTEEPGVDNPAFEESTEEDSVHGLECALPRVKRPLSNPCIHLLRTGSSASSGWDFVETLPLSAEEGCVKLPSLPEGEITTIEVHRANPYTELGISIVGGNETPLINVVIQEVYRDGVIARDGRLLAGDQILQVNNVDISNVPHNFARSTLARPCATLQLTVLRERRCSARPPVATATPKGSPASIRITLHKRESSEQLGIKLVRRTDEAGVFILDLLEGGLAAKDGRLCSNDRVLAVNEHDLRHGTPEQAAQIIQASGERVNLMISRSSKQTMAVHTGSTLTRDIWSHEHIPPLPCTATPSPVPSLHLARSSTQRDLSQCVTCKEKHITVKKEPHESLGMTVAGGRGSKSGELPIFVTSVQPHGCLSRDGRIKRGDVLLSINGQDLTYLSHSEAVGTLKSSAASCSVQLKALEVNTVEEPGLDEELLPPHENDYDASWSPSWVMWLGLPSYLHSSHEIVLRRSHPGSWGFSIVGGYEENHSNQAFFIKTIVLGTPAYYDGRLKCGDMIVAVNCLSTAGMSHSALVPMLKEQRSRVALTVVSWPGSLI; from the exons ATGCTGGGAAACTTCAACTCTAGAAACCTTTTCAACCACTTCTTCTGTGAGACTGCCAAGGGCAACCCAGAGCTATG GTGTCCTGGGACACAGAGTCAGCGAACAAAGCTGGATCGGACGCGGATGGAGGGAGGCGAAGACAGGGTCATGGCGACCAATCCCCCCAAATCCCCCCAGACTGAGACGAAGGAGAGTACACCATCACCACCTGCTGGATCCAACGCATGCAACAATGTTCCTACATGGACAGAAGAGCCCGGCGTAGACAACCCCGCCTTCGAAGAAAGCACGGAAGAAGACA GTGTCCATGGTCTTGAGTGTGCTCTTCCACGTGTGAAGCGTCCTCTCAGCAACCCGTGCATCCATCTTCTCCGTACTGGTAGTTCAGCCTCTTCGGGATGGGACTTTGTTGAAACATTGCCTCTTTCTGCTGAAGAAg GTTGTGTGAAACTTCCGTCTCTACCTGAGGGAGAAATCACAACTATTGAGGTTCATCGTGCAAACCCCTACACAGAGCTGGGCATAAGTATTGTTGGTGGAAACGAGACCCCCCTGATAAATGTGGTAATACAGGAGGTGTACCGTGATGGTGTTATAGCCCGAGACGGAAGGCTGCTGGCTGGAGACCAAATACTTCAG GTGAACAACGTAGACATCAGTAATGTGCCCCATAACTTCGCTCGCTCTACACTGGCACGTCCCTGCGCCACTCTGCAGTTGACGGTTTTGAGAGAACGCCGCTGTTCTGCCAGGCCACCTGTGGCAACTGCTACGCCCAAGGGCAGCCCTGCCAGCATACGCATCACCTTGCACAAGCGGGAATCATCAGAGCAGCTGGGGATCAAGCTGGTGCGGCGTACAGATGAAGCGGGTGTGTTTATCCTGGACTTGCTGGAGGGAGGGTTAGCAGCTAAAGATGGACGACTTTGCAGCAACGACAGAGTGCTGGCCGTCAACGAGCATGACCTGAGACACGGCACGCCTGAGCAGGCAGCTCAGATTATACAG GCTAGTGGAGAAAGAGTCAATCTGATGATTAGCCGGTCCAGCAAGCAGACTATGGCCGTGCACACAGGCTCCACCTTGACCAGGGACATTTGGAGCCATGAACACATCCCGCCGCTTCCCTGCACTGCGACCCCAAGCCCTGTCCCAAGTCTGCACCTTGCCAGGTCTTCCACCCAGAGA GACCTCTCCCAGTGTGTGACCTGTAAGGAGAAACACATCACTGTGAAGAAGGAACCTCACGAGTCTCTGGGTATGACTGTGGCAGGGGGACGGGGCAGCAAGAGTGGAGAGCTGCCGATCTTTGTGACGAGCGTCCAGCCCCATGGCTGCCTGTCACGTGATGGACGAATCAAACGTG GGGATGTACTGTTGAGTATTAATGGTCAGGATTTGACCTACCTGAGCCACAGCGAGGCAGTTGGCACTCTAAAGTCCAGCGCTGCGTCCTGCTCTGTCCAACTGAAGGCACTAGAGGTTAACACAGTTGAAGAACCAGGCCTGGATGAAGAGCTTCTCCCTCCGCACGAAAACGACTACGACGCAAGCTGGTCGCCATCATGGGTGATGTGGCTTGGACTTCCCAg CTACCTGCATAGCAGTCATGAGATTGTCCTCCGCAGAAGTCACCCTGGCAGCTGGGGTTTCAGCATTGTTGGAGGTTATGAGGAGAACCACAGCAACCAGGCGTTTTTTATCAAGACTATCGTCCTTGGAACACCCGCTTACTACGATGGCCGTCTAAA GTGTGGCGACATGATAGTGGCGGTAAACTGTCTGTCCACGGCTGGCATGAGTCATTCCGCCCTGGTGCCCATGCTGAAGGAGCAGCGGAGCAGAGTGGCGCTTACCGTCGTGTCATGGCCAGGAAGTCTGATCTAA
- the gtf3ab gene encoding general transcription factor IIIA, b — MGERVQHPNKHFICSFADCKSTFSKLWKLEAHYCRHTGLKPFACGNCEKSFCTRYQLTRHQLSHSGEKPYLCSVSGCSNAFSTPGSLRNHVAHVHHHKERYYVCNHQGCGKEFRKKKQLKIHMCEHTNELPFECDFEGCNNKFVSSKALKRHGKVHEVYLCGEEYCNFKGKTWSAYQKHKKTAHRVTLPCDQCKKIFHNAWFLQKHKQSVHSGERRMFKCSREGCQKSYTKSFNLQNHILVFHEGKRDFTCSFAGCGKAFAMQESLKRHSVVHNPQKSKLQKPKVKQCKRKTTPSKTKLSDAAKLSEHLKNVSLNKTGSKKPLP, encoded by the exons ATGGGTGAAAGAGTTCAACACCCgaataaacatttcatttgttCTTTCGCTGACTGTAAATCGACGTTTTCAAAGCTGTGGAAGTTGGAAGCGCATTACTGCAGACACACGGGACTG AAGCCGTTTGCTTGTGGAAACTGCGAGAAGAGCTTTTGTACCCGTTACCAGCTCACCCGACATCAACTGAGCCACAGTGGGGAGAAACCCTACCT TTGCTCAGTCAGTGGGTGTTCAAATGCGTTCTCCACGCCTGGCAGCTTGAGGAACCACGTTGCTCATGTTCACCATCACAAAGAGAGGTATTATGTG TGTAACCATCAAGGCTGTGGAAAGGAGTTTCGTAAGAAAAAGCAACTGAAGATTCACATGTGTGAGCACACAAATGAGTTGCCCTTTGA ATGTGACTTTGAGGGATGCAACAACAAATTTGTTTCCTCTAAAGCTCTAAAACGACATGGGAAGGTACATGAAG TTTACCTATGTGGTGAGGAgtactgcaacttcaaaggaaaaacttgGTCAGCGTATCAAAAGCACAAAAAGACTGCACACAGAG TAACCCTGCCATGTGATCAATGCAAGAAGATCTTCCACAATGCCTGGTTTTTGCAGAAGCACAAACAATCTGTTCACTCTGGGGAGCGGCGCATGTTTAAGTGCTCCAGAGAGGGCTGTCAAAAGAGCTACACCAAAAGCTTCAACCTCCAGAACCACATTCTGGTCTTCCATGAGGGAAAGCGTGACTTTACCTGCTCTTTTGCAGGCTGTGGAAAAGCCTTTGCTATGCAG gaAAGCCTGAAGAGGCATTCTGTAGTCCATAACCCTCAGAAGTCAAAACTGCAG AAGCCAAAAGTCAAGCAGTGCAAACGCAAGACGACTCCATCCAAAACTAAACTGTCAGATGCAGCTAAACTATCTGAGCATCTTAAAAATGTGTCCTTGAACAAGACTGGATCAAAGAAGCCATTGCCTtaa